The window TTATTGAAATAAATCCTGAAAAAATATTATCTATATTTTCTACAGGAATAAACTTATCTGAAACTGCTCTTAGATTTTCATTATCAAATCCTATAGTAATTACAAATGCACCTCTCGCTTTTAACTCTTTTATGTTAGATATAGATTTGTCAATAAGTTCTTTTTGTGTTGCTAATACAATTACTGGAGTTCCATTTTCAATTAAAGCTATAGAACCATGTTTTAATTCTCCAGAAGGAAAAGCTTCTGTATGAATATAAGTAATTTCTTTCATTTTTAAAGAACCTTCTAAAGCAGTTTGATAATCTAATCCTCTTCCAATATAAAAACCATTATTTTTATCAACTAGTAATTTAGAAATAGTTAAAATCTCTTCTTTATTTTTTAATTCTTGCTCTATTTTATTTGGAATTTCATTTATTATATTTAAATAATGATTTAGATCTTTTTTAGATAAAGTATTTCTATTTTTTCCAATATAAATAGCTAATAAATATAATATTATCATCTGAGTTGTATAAGCCTTAGTCGAAGCAACTGCTATTTCAGGACCAGCCATTGTATATATAACTTTATGAGCTTCTCTAGAAATACTAGATCCAACTACATTAGTAATTGCTATAGTCATAGCTCCTTTACTTTTAGCCTCTTTCATAGCTTCAAGAGTATCTAAAGTTTCACCGGATTGACTTACAAATATAGCTAAAGTTCTCTCATCTATAAAAGGATCATTATATCTAAATTCAGAGGCTACTTCCACATTTGCTTCTAATTTAGATATTTTATTTAAAGCATATTTTCCTTGTAATCCAGCATGATACGCTGTTCCACAAGCAACTATATAAACCTTATTTATTTTTTCAAGTTCTTCTCTAGATAATATATTTTCAAATCCTATATTATCTTCATGAACCATTCTATTTATCGTCTCTCTTAAAGCTTTTGGTTGTTCAAAAATTTCTTTTAACATAAAATGAGGATATCCATTTTTAGTTGCTTGATCTAAGCTCCATTGAATATGTGTTTTTTCTCTTATTAAACAATTTCCATTTATATCATAAATATCAATATTATTTTTAGTTAAAATTCCAATATCTCCATTTTCAAGGAAATAGACATCTCTAGTATAATTTAATAAAGCAGGAACATCTGACGCGATTAAATTTTCATTATTTCCACATCCAATAACTAAAGGGCTATTTTTTCTTGCACAAAATAATACTTCTGGATAATCTTTATGTATAATTCCTAATGCATAACTTCCTTCTAATTGCTTTATTGTTTTGAAGACAGTTTCTTTCATATCTCCTGTATAATTGTATTGTAACAAATGAGCAACTACTTCAGTATCTGTTTCAGAAATAAAAGTGAATCCTTTTTC is drawn from Cetobacterium ceti and contains these coding sequences:
- the glmS gene encoding glutamine--fructose-6-phosphate transaminase (isomerizing), which gives rise to MCGIVGYVGNGIAKNAILKGLESLEYRGYDSAGIALIENDHIFVEKKKGKLNNLIEALKEKEINSNLGIGHTRWATHGEPSDRNSHPHLSMDKTIAVVHNGIIENYLELKRFLEEKGFTFISETDTEVVAHLLQYNYTGDMKETVFKTIKQLEGSYALGIIHKDYPEVLFCARKNSPLVIGCGNNENLIASDVPALLNYTRDVYFLENGDIGILTKNNIDIYDINGNCLIREKTHIQWSLDQATKNGYPHFMLKEIFEQPKALRETINRMVHEDNIGFENILSREELEKINKVYIVACGTAYHAGLQGKYALNKISKLEANVEVASEFRYNDPFIDERTLAIFVSQSGETLDTLEAMKEAKSKGAMTIAITNVVGSSISREAHKVIYTMAGPEIAVASTKAYTTQMIILYLLAIYIGKNRNTLSKKDLNHYLNIINEIPNKIEQELKNKEEILTISKLLVDKNNGFYIGRGLDYQTALEGSLKMKEITYIHTEAFPSGELKHGSIALIENGTPVIVLATQKELIDKSISNIKELKARGAFVITIGFDNENLRAVSDKFIPVENIDNIFSGFISIIPLQLLAYYTSIGKNIDVDKPRNLAKSVTVE